In Rattus norvegicus strain BN/NHsdMcwi chromosome 1, GRCr8, whole genome shotgun sequence, a genomic segment contains:
- the Ermard gene encoding endoplasmic reticulum membrane-associated RNA degradation protein — MEILTGDSITTCLSPLVHDLICNLGFELTEICDINSIVTQNGEVRWKAITDRVSYAELGHSLDYRQSVQRLGPVCEAIHLHISSLSRAQFETQYSPWYQWTTSPELFLEIYDALESSQSAAISLSVMKLASCLERALGDVFLLIGNECPFLLRDLLASAELAHVFGHAVMDVLKVFIGSPCGLNLRNVLWHGFASPQDIPPKYCSALLLLTAGLGQLLKSYLHHTKVQLAHRPFVTLTNLEDVIVFPGVTDKVLSALETVMTKSSFLLKIMLPYWELAVSKFKSHRFADCTMLLLSQLEAGLRRVFATVNKCPDRLLTAESTILYTTFDEILAKHMSDGSINQLPCFLGEPAMDFLWDFLNYQEGPRIRDRLSHGEINIREFPKAAASQLLTFCLVLLLRFTEEDTLSELKEEAAIQLLVSLAERYRSRCHPAFQLQKQVLSCEKSLRMWPVLPLPEECCQEAGRSEGNSEACACNSLISKILCELCHYLPASACAINGLDGLPSEKWSQLLNELCNTRIPTLFCPKIVLEVLVVLRGISSQCQRVSDQVIASLQLRHRQWVEHTLRSRQRQNYVRMLSSVGLLCPVLSLILLLLALELVSVHAVHGKDAQERQQYLRFLKLILQYTENLVAYTSRQKNKWNEAVSLTRAVLLRIWTFSEKKQMLIHLTKNTNKVDTG; from the exons GGCACAGTCTGGACTACAGGCAAAGTGTGCAGCGCTTGGGTCCTGTGTGTGAGGCCATCCATCTACACATCTCATCTCTGAGCAGAGCACAGTTTGAAACTCAGTATTCACCATGGTACCAGTGGACAACTTCTCCAGAG CTGTTTCTTGAAATATACGATGCCTTGGAGAGCTCGCAGTCTGCTGCCATCTCCCTCAGCGTGATGAAACTAGCTTCCTGTCTGGAACGAGCCTTAGGCGAT GTATTTTTACTGATTGGGAATGAGTGTCCCTTTCTCCTAAGAGATCTTCTTGCATCTGCAGAGCTTGCACATGTCTTTGGACATGCTGTG ATGGACGTACTAAAAGTCTTCATCGGGTCTCCCTGTGGACTCAACCTGAGAAACGTCTTGTGGCATGGCTTTGCTTCCCCTCAAGATATTCCTCCAAA ATACTGTTCAGCCTTGTTGCTGTTGACAGCAGGACTGGGTCAGTTACTGAAGAGTTACCTTCACCACACAAAAGTCCAGTTGGCACATCGACCTTTTGTAACACTCACAAACCTAGAGGATGTGATTGTTTTTCCTG GTGTGACTGACAAGGTACTCTCAGCGTTAGAGACAGTGATGACGAAATCCAGCTTTCTATTAAAAATCATGTTGCCATATTGGGAGCTGGCAGTGAGCAAGTTTAAGTCGCACAG GTTTGCCGACTGCACCATGCTGTTGCTGTCACAGCTAGAAGCTGGACTCAGGAGAGTTTTTGCTACAGTTAATAAATGTCCTGATAGACTGCTCACAGCTGAG TCAACAATTCTATATACCACGTTCGATGAA ATACTAGCAAAACACATGAGTGATGGTAGCATCAACCAGCTTCCGTGTTTCCTGGGGGAGCCTGCCATG GACTTCTTGTGGGATTTCCTGAACTATCAGGAGGGTCCTCGTATCCGGGATCGTTTAAGCCACGGGGAGATCAACATACGTGAATTTCCCAAAGCAGCAGCAAGCCAGCTGCTCACATTCTGCCTGGTGCTCCTGCTCAGATTCACTGAggaggacacactgtcagaacTAAAG GAGGAAGCAGCAATACAGTTGCTGGTTAGTCTTGCAGAACGTTACAGGTCTCGCTGCCATCCAGCTTTCCAGCTGCAAAAACAG GTGCTGAGCTGTGAGAAAAGCCTCAGGATgtggcctgtgctgcctttgCCAGAAGAGTGCTGTCAGGAAGCAGGCAG ATCGGAAGGTAATTCGGAAGCATGTGCCTGCAACTCTTTAATTAGCAAGATTCTGTGTGAGCTCTGCCACTACCTGCCTGCGAGTGCCTGCGCTATAAATGGCTTGGACGGTCTTCCCTCAGAGAA GTGGTCCCAGCTGCTCAATGAACTCTGTAACACACGCATTCCTACACTGTTCTGCCCCAAAATTGTTCTAGAAGTTCTGGTTGTGCTCCGAGGCATCAGCTCCCAATGCCAGCGCGTATCTGACCAGGTCATCGCCTCTTTGCAGCTGAGACACAGGCAATGGGTGGAGCACACGTTGCGCTCTAGGCAGCGTCAGAACTATGTGCGCATGCTCAGCAG TGTTGGACTTTTGTGTCCTGTGCTTTCCCTGATTTTGTTGCTCCTTGCACTGGAATTGGTCAGTGTTCATGCTGTTCATGGTAAAGATGCTCAGGAACGACAGCAGTATCTGAG GTTCTTAAAACTGATCCTCCAATACACTGAGAACCTAGTGGCCTATACCAGCCGACAGAAGAACAAATGGAATGAAGCCGTCAGTCTCACACGTGCAGTTTTGTTGAGAATTTGGACGTTCAGTGAGAAGAAACAAATGTTAATACATTTaaccaaaaacacaaataaagttGACACAGGCTGA
- the Ermard gene encoding endoplasmic reticulum membrane-associated RNA degradation protein isoform X2 has protein sequence MEILTGDSITTCLSPLVHDLICNLGFELTEICDINSIVTQNGEVRWKAITDRVSYAELGHSLDYRQSVQRLGPVCEAIHLHISSLSRAQFETQYSPWYQWTTSPELFLEIYDALESSQSAAISLSVMKLASCLERALGDVFLLIGNECPFLLRDLLASAELAHVFGHAVMDVLKVFIGSPCGLNLRNVLWHGFASPQDIPPKFADCTMLLLSQLEAGLRRVFATVNKCPDRLLTAESTILYTTFDEILAKHMSDGSINQLPCFLGEPAMDFLWDFLNYQEGPRIRDRLSHGEINIREFPKAAASQLLTFCLVLLLRFTEEDTLSELKEEAAIQLLVSLAERYRSRCHPAFQLQKQVLSCEKSLRMWPVLPLPEECCQEAGRSEGNSEACACNSLISKILCELCHYLPASACAINGLDGLPSEKWSQLLNELCNTRIPTLFCPKIVLEVLVVLRGISSQCQRVSDQVIASLQLRHRQWVEHTLRSRQRQNYVRMLSSVGLLCPVLSLILLLLALELVSVHAVHGKDAQERQQYLRFLKLILQYTENLVAYTSRQKNKWNEAVSLTRAVLLRIWTFSEKKQMLIHLTKNTNKVDTG, from the exons GGCACAGTCTGGACTACAGGCAAAGTGTGCAGCGCTTGGGTCCTGTGTGTGAGGCCATCCATCTACACATCTCATCTCTGAGCAGAGCACAGTTTGAAACTCAGTATTCACCATGGTACCAGTGGACAACTTCTCCAGAG CTGTTTCTTGAAATATACGATGCCTTGGAGAGCTCGCAGTCTGCTGCCATCTCCCTCAGCGTGATGAAACTAGCTTCCTGTCTGGAACGAGCCTTAGGCGAT GTATTTTTACTGATTGGGAATGAGTGTCCCTTTCTCCTAAGAGATCTTCTTGCATCTGCAGAGCTTGCACATGTCTTTGGACATGCTGTG ATGGACGTACTAAAAGTCTTCATCGGGTCTCCCTGTGGACTCAACCTGAGAAACGTCTTGTGGCATGGCTTTGCTTCCCCTCAAGATATTCCTCCAAA GTTTGCCGACTGCACCATGCTGTTGCTGTCACAGCTAGAAGCTGGACTCAGGAGAGTTTTTGCTACAGTTAATAAATGTCCTGATAGACTGCTCACAGCTGAG TCAACAATTCTATATACCACGTTCGATGAA ATACTAGCAAAACACATGAGTGATGGTAGCATCAACCAGCTTCCGTGTTTCCTGGGGGAGCCTGCCATG GACTTCTTGTGGGATTTCCTGAACTATCAGGAGGGTCCTCGTATCCGGGATCGTTTAAGCCACGGGGAGATCAACATACGTGAATTTCCCAAAGCAGCAGCAAGCCAGCTGCTCACATTCTGCCTGGTGCTCCTGCTCAGATTCACTGAggaggacacactgtcagaacTAAAG GAGGAAGCAGCAATACAGTTGCTGGTTAGTCTTGCAGAACGTTACAGGTCTCGCTGCCATCCAGCTTTCCAGCTGCAAAAACAG GTGCTGAGCTGTGAGAAAAGCCTCAGGATgtggcctgtgctgcctttgCCAGAAGAGTGCTGTCAGGAAGCAGGCAG ATCGGAAGGTAATTCGGAAGCATGTGCCTGCAACTCTTTAATTAGCAAGATTCTGTGTGAGCTCTGCCACTACCTGCCTGCGAGTGCCTGCGCTATAAATGGCTTGGACGGTCTTCCCTCAGAGAA GTGGTCCCAGCTGCTCAATGAACTCTGTAACACACGCATTCCTACACTGTTCTGCCCCAAAATTGTTCTAGAAGTTCTGGTTGTGCTCCGAGGCATCAGCTCCCAATGCCAGCGCGTATCTGACCAGGTCATCGCCTCTTTGCAGCTGAGACACAGGCAATGGGTGGAGCACACGTTGCGCTCTAGGCAGCGTCAGAACTATGTGCGCATGCTCAGCAG TGTTGGACTTTTGTGTCCTGTGCTTTCCCTGATTTTGTTGCTCCTTGCACTGGAATTGGTCAGTGTTCATGCTGTTCATGGTAAAGATGCTCAGGAACGACAGCAGTATCTGAG GTTCTTAAAACTGATCCTCCAATACACTGAGAACCTAGTGGCCTATACCAGCCGACAGAAGAACAAATGGAATGAAGCCGTCAGTCTCACACGTGCAGTTTTGTTGAGAATTTGGACGTTCAGTGAGAAGAAACAAATGTTAATACATTTaaccaaaaacacaaataaagttGACACAGGCTGA
- the Ermard gene encoding endoplasmic reticulum membrane-associated RNA degradation protein isoform X1 has protein sequence MEILTGDSITTCLSPLVHDLICNLGFELTEICDINSIVTQNGEVRWKAITDRVSYAELGHSLDYRQSVQRLGPVCEAIHLHISSLSRAQFETQYSPWYQWTTSPELFLEIYDALESSQSAAISLSVMKLASCLERALGDVFLLIGNECPFLLRDLLASAELAHVFGHAVMDVLKVFIGSPCGLNLRNVLWHGFASPQDIPPKYCSALLLLTAGLGQLLKSYLHHTKVQLAHRPFVTLTNLEDVIVFPGVTDKVLSALETVMTKSSFLLKIMLPYWELAVSKFKSHRFADCTMLLLSQLEAGLRRVFATVNKCPDRLLTAESTILYTTFDEILAKHMSDGSINQLPCFLGEPAMDFLWDFLNYQEGPRIRDRLSHGEINIREFPKAAASQLLTFCLVLLLRFTEEDTLSELKEEAAIQLLVSLAERYRSRCHPAFQLQKQVLSCEKSLRMWPVLPLPEECCQEAGRSEGNSEACACNSLISKILCELCHYLPASACAINGLDGLPSENVGLLCPVLSLILLLLALELVSVHAVHGKDAQERQQYLRFLKLILQYTENLVAYTSRQKNKWNEAVSLTRAVLLRIWTFSEKKQMLIHLTKNTNKVDTG, from the exons GGCACAGTCTGGACTACAGGCAAAGTGTGCAGCGCTTGGGTCCTGTGTGTGAGGCCATCCATCTACACATCTCATCTCTGAGCAGAGCACAGTTTGAAACTCAGTATTCACCATGGTACCAGTGGACAACTTCTCCAGAG CTGTTTCTTGAAATATACGATGCCTTGGAGAGCTCGCAGTCTGCTGCCATCTCCCTCAGCGTGATGAAACTAGCTTCCTGTCTGGAACGAGCCTTAGGCGAT GTATTTTTACTGATTGGGAATGAGTGTCCCTTTCTCCTAAGAGATCTTCTTGCATCTGCAGAGCTTGCACATGTCTTTGGACATGCTGTG ATGGACGTACTAAAAGTCTTCATCGGGTCTCCCTGTGGACTCAACCTGAGAAACGTCTTGTGGCATGGCTTTGCTTCCCCTCAAGATATTCCTCCAAA ATACTGTTCAGCCTTGTTGCTGTTGACAGCAGGACTGGGTCAGTTACTGAAGAGTTACCTTCACCACACAAAAGTCCAGTTGGCACATCGACCTTTTGTAACACTCACAAACCTAGAGGATGTGATTGTTTTTCCTG GTGTGACTGACAAGGTACTCTCAGCGTTAGAGACAGTGATGACGAAATCCAGCTTTCTATTAAAAATCATGTTGCCATATTGGGAGCTGGCAGTGAGCAAGTTTAAGTCGCACAG GTTTGCCGACTGCACCATGCTGTTGCTGTCACAGCTAGAAGCTGGACTCAGGAGAGTTTTTGCTACAGTTAATAAATGTCCTGATAGACTGCTCACAGCTGAG TCAACAATTCTATATACCACGTTCGATGAA ATACTAGCAAAACACATGAGTGATGGTAGCATCAACCAGCTTCCGTGTTTCCTGGGGGAGCCTGCCATG GACTTCTTGTGGGATTTCCTGAACTATCAGGAGGGTCCTCGTATCCGGGATCGTTTAAGCCACGGGGAGATCAACATACGTGAATTTCCCAAAGCAGCAGCAAGCCAGCTGCTCACATTCTGCCTGGTGCTCCTGCTCAGATTCACTGAggaggacacactgtcagaacTAAAG GAGGAAGCAGCAATACAGTTGCTGGTTAGTCTTGCAGAACGTTACAGGTCTCGCTGCCATCCAGCTTTCCAGCTGCAAAAACAG GTGCTGAGCTGTGAGAAAAGCCTCAGGATgtggcctgtgctgcctttgCCAGAAGAGTGCTGTCAGGAAGCAGGCAG ATCGGAAGGTAATTCGGAAGCATGTGCCTGCAACTCTTTAATTAGCAAGATTCTGTGTGAGCTCTGCCACTACCTGCCTGCGAGTGCCTGCGCTATAAATGGCTTGGACGGTCTTCCCTCAGAGAA TGTTGGACTTTTGTGTCCTGTGCTTTCCCTGATTTTGTTGCTCCTTGCACTGGAATTGGTCAGTGTTCATGCTGTTCATGGTAAAGATGCTCAGGAACGACAGCAGTATCTGAG GTTCTTAAAACTGATCCTCCAATACACTGAGAACCTAGTGGCCTATACCAGCCGACAGAAGAACAAATGGAATGAAGCCGTCAGTCTCACACGTGCAGTTTTGTTGAGAATTTGGACGTTCAGTGAGAAGAAACAAATGTTAATACATTTaaccaaaaacacaaataaagttGACACAGGCTGA
- the Ermard gene encoding endoplasmic reticulum membrane-associated RNA degradation protein isoform X3 has translation MKLASCLERALGDVFLLIGNECPFLLRDLLASAELAHVFGHAVMDVLKVFIGSPCGLNLRNVLWHGFASPQDIPPKYCSALLLLTAGLGQLLKSYLHHTKVQLAHRPFVTLTNLEDVIVFPGVTDKVLSALETVMTKSSFLLKIMLPYWELAVSKFKSHRFADCTMLLLSQLEAGLRRVFATVNKCPDRLLTAESTILYTTFDEILAKHMSDGSINQLPCFLGEPAMDFLWDFLNYQEGPRIRDRLSHGEINIREFPKAAASQLLTFCLVLLLRFTEEDTLSELKEEAAIQLLVSLAERYRSRCHPAFQLQKQVLSCEKSLRMWPVLPLPEECCQEAGRSEGNSEACACNSLISKILCELCHYLPASACAINGLDGLPSEKWSQLLNELCNTRIPTLFCPKIVLEVLVVLRGISSQCQRVSDQVIASLQLRHRQWVEHTLRSRQRQNYVRMLSSVGLLCPVLSLILLLLALELVSVHAVHGKDAQERQQYLRFLKLILQYTENLVAYTSRQKNKWNEAVSLTRAVLLRIWTFSEKKQMLIHLTKNTNKVDTG, from the exons ATGAAACTAGCTTCCTGTCTGGAACGAGCCTTAGGCGAT GTATTTTTACTGATTGGGAATGAGTGTCCCTTTCTCCTAAGAGATCTTCTTGCATCTGCAGAGCTTGCACATGTCTTTGGACATGCTGTG ATGGACGTACTAAAAGTCTTCATCGGGTCTCCCTGTGGACTCAACCTGAGAAACGTCTTGTGGCATGGCTTTGCTTCCCCTCAAGATATTCCTCCAAA ATACTGTTCAGCCTTGTTGCTGTTGACAGCAGGACTGGGTCAGTTACTGAAGAGTTACCTTCACCACACAAAAGTCCAGTTGGCACATCGACCTTTTGTAACACTCACAAACCTAGAGGATGTGATTGTTTTTCCTG GTGTGACTGACAAGGTACTCTCAGCGTTAGAGACAGTGATGACGAAATCCAGCTTTCTATTAAAAATCATGTTGCCATATTGGGAGCTGGCAGTGAGCAAGTTTAAGTCGCACAG GTTTGCCGACTGCACCATGCTGTTGCTGTCACAGCTAGAAGCTGGACTCAGGAGAGTTTTTGCTACAGTTAATAAATGTCCTGATAGACTGCTCACAGCTGAG TCAACAATTCTATATACCACGTTCGATGAA ATACTAGCAAAACACATGAGTGATGGTAGCATCAACCAGCTTCCGTGTTTCCTGGGGGAGCCTGCCATG GACTTCTTGTGGGATTTCCTGAACTATCAGGAGGGTCCTCGTATCCGGGATCGTTTAAGCCACGGGGAGATCAACATACGTGAATTTCCCAAAGCAGCAGCAAGCCAGCTGCTCACATTCTGCCTGGTGCTCCTGCTCAGATTCACTGAggaggacacactgtcagaacTAAAG GAGGAAGCAGCAATACAGTTGCTGGTTAGTCTTGCAGAACGTTACAGGTCTCGCTGCCATCCAGCTTTCCAGCTGCAAAAACAG GTGCTGAGCTGTGAGAAAAGCCTCAGGATgtggcctgtgctgcctttgCCAGAAGAGTGCTGTCAGGAAGCAGGCAG ATCGGAAGGTAATTCGGAAGCATGTGCCTGCAACTCTTTAATTAGCAAGATTCTGTGTGAGCTCTGCCACTACCTGCCTGCGAGTGCCTGCGCTATAAATGGCTTGGACGGTCTTCCCTCAGAGAA GTGGTCCCAGCTGCTCAATGAACTCTGTAACACACGCATTCCTACACTGTTCTGCCCCAAAATTGTTCTAGAAGTTCTGGTTGTGCTCCGAGGCATCAGCTCCCAATGCCAGCGCGTATCTGACCAGGTCATCGCCTCTTTGCAGCTGAGACACAGGCAATGGGTGGAGCACACGTTGCGCTCTAGGCAGCGTCAGAACTATGTGCGCATGCTCAGCAG TGTTGGACTTTTGTGTCCTGTGCTTTCCCTGATTTTGTTGCTCCTTGCACTGGAATTGGTCAGTGTTCATGCTGTTCATGGTAAAGATGCTCAGGAACGACAGCAGTATCTGAG GTTCTTAAAACTGATCCTCCAATACACTGAGAACCTAGTGGCCTATACCAGCCGACAGAAGAACAAATGGAATGAAGCCGTCAGTCTCACACGTGCAGTTTTGTTGAGAATTTGGACGTTCAGTGAGAAGAAACAAATGTTAATACATTTaaccaaaaacacaaataaagttGACACAGGCTGA
- the Ermard gene encoding endoplasmic reticulum membrane-associated RNA degradation protein isoform X10 has product MSLDMLWFADCTMLLLSQLEAGLRRVFATVNKCPDRLLTAESTILYTTFDEILAKHMSDGSINQLPCFLGEPAMDFLWDFLNYQEGPRIRDRLSHGEINIREFPKAAASQLLTFCLVLLLRFTEEDTLSELKEEAAIQLLVSLAERYRSRCHPAFQLQKQVLSCEKSLRMWPVLPLPEECCQEAGRSEGNSEACACNSLISKILCELCHYLPASACAINGLDGLPSEKWSQLLNELCNTRIPTLFCPKIVLEVLVVLRGISSQCQRVSDQVIASLQLRHRQWVEHTLRSRQRQNYVRMLSSVGLLCPVLSLILLLLALELVSVHAVHGKDAQERQQYLRFLKLILQYTENLVAYTSRQKNKWNEAVSLTRAVLLRIWTFSEKKQMLIHLTKNTNKVDTG; this is encoded by the exons ATGTCTTTGGACATGCTGTG GTTTGCCGACTGCACCATGCTGTTGCTGTCACAGCTAGAAGCTGGACTCAGGAGAGTTTTTGCTACAGTTAATAAATGTCCTGATAGACTGCTCACAGCTGAG TCAACAATTCTATATACCACGTTCGATGAA ATACTAGCAAAACACATGAGTGATGGTAGCATCAACCAGCTTCCGTGTTTCCTGGGGGAGCCTGCCATG GACTTCTTGTGGGATTTCCTGAACTATCAGGAGGGTCCTCGTATCCGGGATCGTTTAAGCCACGGGGAGATCAACATACGTGAATTTCCCAAAGCAGCAGCAAGCCAGCTGCTCACATTCTGCCTGGTGCTCCTGCTCAGATTCACTGAggaggacacactgtcagaacTAAAG GAGGAAGCAGCAATACAGTTGCTGGTTAGTCTTGCAGAACGTTACAGGTCTCGCTGCCATCCAGCTTTCCAGCTGCAAAAACAG GTGCTGAGCTGTGAGAAAAGCCTCAGGATgtggcctgtgctgcctttgCCAGAAGAGTGCTGTCAGGAAGCAGGCAG ATCGGAAGGTAATTCGGAAGCATGTGCCTGCAACTCTTTAATTAGCAAGATTCTGTGTGAGCTCTGCCACTACCTGCCTGCGAGTGCCTGCGCTATAAATGGCTTGGACGGTCTTCCCTCAGAGAA GTGGTCCCAGCTGCTCAATGAACTCTGTAACACACGCATTCCTACACTGTTCTGCCCCAAAATTGTTCTAGAAGTTCTGGTTGTGCTCCGAGGCATCAGCTCCCAATGCCAGCGCGTATCTGACCAGGTCATCGCCTCTTTGCAGCTGAGACACAGGCAATGGGTGGAGCACACGTTGCGCTCTAGGCAGCGTCAGAACTATGTGCGCATGCTCAGCAG TGTTGGACTTTTGTGTCCTGTGCTTTCCCTGATTTTGTTGCTCCTTGCACTGGAATTGGTCAGTGTTCATGCTGTTCATGGTAAAGATGCTCAGGAACGACAGCAGTATCTGAG GTTCTTAAAACTGATCCTCCAATACACTGAGAACCTAGTGGCCTATACCAGCCGACAGAAGAACAAATGGAATGAAGCCGTCAGTCTCACACGTGCAGTTTTGTTGAGAATTTGGACGTTCAGTGAGAAGAAACAAATGTTAATACATTTaaccaaaaacacaaataaagttGACACAGGCTGA
- the Ermard gene encoding endoplasmic reticulum membrane-associated RNA degradation protein isoform X6 yields the protein MDVLKVFIGSPCGLNLRNVLWHGFASPQDIPPKYCSALLLLTAGLGQLLKSYLHHTKVQLAHRPFVTLTNLEDVIVFPGVTDKVLSALETVMTKSSFLLKIMLPYWELAVSKFKSHRFADCTMLLLSQLEAGLRRVFATVNKCPDRLLTAESTILYTTFDEILAKHMSDGSINQLPCFLGEPAMDFLWDFLNYQEGPRIRDRLSHGEINIREFPKAAASQLLTFCLVLLLRFTEEDTLSELKEEAAIQLLVSLAERYRSRCHPAFQLQKQVLSCEKSLRMWPVLPLPEECCQEAGRSEGNSEACACNSLISKILCELCHYLPASACAINGLDGLPSEKWSQLLNELCNTRIPTLFCPKIVLEVLVVLRGISSQCQRVSDQVIASLQLRHRQWVEHTLRSRQRQNYVRMLSSVGLLCPVLSLILLLLALELVSVHAVHGKDAQERQQYLRFLKLILQYTENLVAYTSRQKNKWNEAVSLTRAVLLRIWTFSEKKQMLIHLTKNTNKVDTG from the exons ATGGACGTACTAAAAGTCTTCATCGGGTCTCCCTGTGGACTCAACCTGAGAAACGTCTTGTGGCATGGCTTTGCTTCCCCTCAAGATATTCCTCCAAA ATACTGTTCAGCCTTGTTGCTGTTGACAGCAGGACTGGGTCAGTTACTGAAGAGTTACCTTCACCACACAAAAGTCCAGTTGGCACATCGACCTTTTGTAACACTCACAAACCTAGAGGATGTGATTGTTTTTCCTG GTGTGACTGACAAGGTACTCTCAGCGTTAGAGACAGTGATGACGAAATCCAGCTTTCTATTAAAAATCATGTTGCCATATTGGGAGCTGGCAGTGAGCAAGTTTAAGTCGCACAG GTTTGCCGACTGCACCATGCTGTTGCTGTCACAGCTAGAAGCTGGACTCAGGAGAGTTTTTGCTACAGTTAATAAATGTCCTGATAGACTGCTCACAGCTGAG TCAACAATTCTATATACCACGTTCGATGAA ATACTAGCAAAACACATGAGTGATGGTAGCATCAACCAGCTTCCGTGTTTCCTGGGGGAGCCTGCCATG GACTTCTTGTGGGATTTCCTGAACTATCAGGAGGGTCCTCGTATCCGGGATCGTTTAAGCCACGGGGAGATCAACATACGTGAATTTCCCAAAGCAGCAGCAAGCCAGCTGCTCACATTCTGCCTGGTGCTCCTGCTCAGATTCACTGAggaggacacactgtcagaacTAAAG GAGGAAGCAGCAATACAGTTGCTGGTTAGTCTTGCAGAACGTTACAGGTCTCGCTGCCATCCAGCTTTCCAGCTGCAAAAACAG GTGCTGAGCTGTGAGAAAAGCCTCAGGATgtggcctgtgctgcctttgCCAGAAGAGTGCTGTCAGGAAGCAGGCAG ATCGGAAGGTAATTCGGAAGCATGTGCCTGCAACTCTTTAATTAGCAAGATTCTGTGTGAGCTCTGCCACTACCTGCCTGCGAGTGCCTGCGCTATAAATGGCTTGGACGGTCTTCCCTCAGAGAA GTGGTCCCAGCTGCTCAATGAACTCTGTAACACACGCATTCCTACACTGTTCTGCCCCAAAATTGTTCTAGAAGTTCTGGTTGTGCTCCGAGGCATCAGCTCCCAATGCCAGCGCGTATCTGACCAGGTCATCGCCTCTTTGCAGCTGAGACACAGGCAATGGGTGGAGCACACGTTGCGCTCTAGGCAGCGTCAGAACTATGTGCGCATGCTCAGCAG TGTTGGACTTTTGTGTCCTGTGCTTTCCCTGATTTTGTTGCTCCTTGCACTGGAATTGGTCAGTGTTCATGCTGTTCATGGTAAAGATGCTCAGGAACGACAGCAGTATCTGAG GTTCTTAAAACTGATCCTCCAATACACTGAGAACCTAGTGGCCTATACCAGCCGACAGAAGAACAAATGGAATGAAGCCGTCAGTCTCACACGTGCAGTTTTGTTGAGAATTTGGACGTTCAGTGAGAAGAAACAAATGTTAATACATTTaaccaaaaacacaaataaagttGACACAGGCTGA